The Sporosarcina ureae genome includes a region encoding these proteins:
- the dnaI gene encoding primosomal protein DnaI has protein sequence MERIGDAMKRVVNAPSLAQKYDELRTEVMEDPAVQQFISDHSDEVNTEVINRSLGKLYEFTTASHACERCPNLDGCINVMKGFEPKLVIAQRLIDVDYIVCPTKQLVDERRNISKMVNSMYMPKEVMEARLSDVNFLSEDSRVIVMRAAKDFLNQIESTGKVPERGFYLFGNFGIGKSFILGALANELATRRIQTVVVYVPEFLREMKQSIQNQTLDEKVEFVKRAPVLMLDDIGAETMSTWTRDEVLGTILQYRMAEKLPVFFTSNFNYNELEHHLTTSQRGEKEPIKAARIMERIRMVSQPFKLGGENWRD, from the coding sequence ATGGAACGAATAGGGGATGCGATGAAACGGGTAGTGAATGCTCCTTCATTAGCCCAAAAATACGATGAGCTTCGAACAGAGGTAATGGAAGATCCGGCCGTACAACAATTTATTAGCGATCATTCCGATGAGGTCAATACAGAAGTGATCAACCGCAGTCTAGGTAAACTATACGAATTTACAACGGCTTCCCACGCTTGTGAGCGCTGTCCGAATCTCGACGGGTGTATTAATGTCATGAAAGGCTTTGAGCCGAAATTAGTCATCGCACAGCGCCTTATTGACGTGGATTATATAGTCTGTCCTACGAAGCAGTTGGTAGATGAACGTAGAAACATCTCGAAAATGGTCAACAGCATGTACATGCCGAAAGAAGTAATGGAAGCGCGTCTATCTGACGTCAACTTCTTGTCTGAAGATAGTCGTGTAATCGTCATGCGAGCAGCTAAAGATTTCCTGAATCAAATCGAGTCTACTGGTAAAGTTCCGGAAAGAGGCTTTTATCTATTTGGGAACTTTGGTATTGGAAAATCATTCATTTTAGGTGCGTTAGCGAATGAATTGGCAACGAGACGTATCCAAACTGTAGTAGTGTATGTTCCGGAGTTTCTACGGGAGATGAAGCAATCGATCCAAAACCAAACACTGGACGAAAAAGTGGAGTTTGTGAAGCGGGCTCCTGTCTTAATGCTAGATGATATAGGAGCAGAAACGATGTCAACTTGGACTCGAGATGAAGTGCTCGGCACGATTTTGCAGTACCGTATGGCAGAAAAGCTACCTGTATTCTTTACATCCAATTTTAATTATAATGAATTAGAACATCACCTTACAACGAGTCAGCGTGGAGAAAAAGAGCCTATTAAAGCGGCGCGAATTATGGAGAGAATCCGAATGGTCAGCCAACCGTTTAAACTTGGTGGGGAGAACTGGCGGGATTAA
- a CDS encoding replication initiation and membrane attachment family protein produces MLFTELQPVDSFEVKLAHPFSAYDRQMLTLFYQPLIGPEAVSLFMTLWTDAESREPQEHTHYYLMNMSSFPLQAIFEARISLEAIGLLRTYKKKQEIDKRSFIYELLPPLDAPSFFSDPLLSTFLFSKIGEQPYRQLRGRFLEEPIAKDEYQDISRTFLDVYKPARGDQAMELTAGMHFQGKSEPPGIPFYVANFNFDLFYNGLSEQMIPKASLRTISQEMIAMLAFLYSLSPLDMQKVVMIAMDENHQLTEEKVRKAAAEFYKMNTSKQPPKLQSVFTQPVVEEVPKENMSRDEELLFYLEHTPPKEMLRKVSKKEPFLVDIQLAERLINLHKFPVGVVNVLLQYVMLRNDGKITSSFVERIASHWANKQVNDAKTALKLSREEHDQYMKWLKEGKKTTPRNRKTTREEKVPEWFNKRDKKNEKSDKPNDFNVEEERQKLLKELGIQE; encoded by the coding sequence ATGCTTTTTACTGAGTTGCAGCCTGTCGATTCCTTCGAAGTGAAATTAGCTCATCCGTTCTCTGCGTATGACCGACAGATGCTGACGCTATTTTATCAGCCACTGATCGGTCCTGAAGCGGTCAGTTTGTTTATGACCCTTTGGACGGATGCGGAAAGCAGAGAACCGCAAGAGCACACCCACTATTATTTAATGAATATGTCTTCATTTCCACTTCAAGCCATTTTTGAAGCGAGGATTTCATTGGAAGCTATTGGATTATTGCGTACGTATAAGAAAAAGCAAGAAATAGATAAACGATCATTTATTTACGAATTATTACCGCCACTTGATGCGCCTTCATTCTTCAGTGATCCGCTTCTATCCACGTTTTTGTTCAGTAAAATCGGAGAGCAACCGTATCGTCAGTTACGTGGCCGATTTCTAGAGGAGCCGATTGCGAAAGATGAGTACCAAGATATATCTCGCACATTTTTAGATGTCTATAAACCAGCAAGAGGCGATCAAGCGATGGAATTGACTGCAGGAATGCATTTTCAAGGAAAGAGTGAACCTCCTGGCATACCGTTTTATGTAGCAAATTTCAATTTTGATTTATTCTATAACGGTCTGTCAGAACAAATGATTCCTAAAGCTTCTTTGCGCACTATTTCTCAGGAAATGATTGCCATGCTAGCTTTCTTATATTCACTCAGTCCACTCGATATGCAAAAAGTCGTGATGATTGCGATGGATGAAAATCATCAGCTGACGGAAGAAAAAGTACGCAAGGCAGCTGCCGAGTTTTATAAGATGAATACGTCCAAGCAACCGCCTAAATTACAGTCGGTGTTCACGCAACCGGTCGTCGAAGAAGTACCAAAAGAAAATATGAGTCGTGACGAAGAACTATTGTTTTATCTAGAACATACTCCGCCAAAAGAAATGTTGCGTAAAGTGAGCAAGAAAGAACCGTTCCTTGTAGACATTCAGCTTGCTGAACGGCTAATTAATTTGCATAAGTTCCCAGTAGGTGTCGTCAATGTCTTGCTTCAATATGTGATGTTACGTAATGATGGCAAAATCACGAGCAGTTTTGTCGAACGCATTGCTTCCCATTGGGCGAATAAACAAGTGAATGACGCGAAAACAGCTTTGAAGTTATCGAGAGAAGAACATGATCAATACATGAAGTGGCTTAAAGAAGGGAAGAAAACGACGCCTAGAAATCGAAAGACCACTAGGGAAGAAAAAGTTCCCGAATGGTTTAACAAGCGCGATAAAAAGAATGAGAAATCCGACAAACCTAATGATTTCAATGTCGAGGAAGAACGCCAGAAGTTATTGAAAGAATTGGGGATTCAAGAATAA
- the nrdR gene encoding transcriptional regulator NrdR yields MLCPACHYNGTRVIDSRPAEENRSIRRRRECEKCSYRFTTFEKVEHSPLVVVKKDKTREEFSSEKLLRGLIRACEKRAVPIEHLKEIVSSIEKELRSSGNVEIDSEQVGEMVMERLVDVDEVAYVRFASVYRHYKDITVFIDELQQLQNRKDEQE; encoded by the coding sequence ATGTTATGTCCAGCTTGTCACTACAACGGAACACGCGTGATTGATTCACGGCCTGCGGAAGAAAACCGTTCCATTCGACGAAGACGTGAATGCGAAAAATGTAGTTATCGTTTCACGACATTTGAAAAAGTGGAGCACTCTCCGTTAGTTGTCGTAAAGAAAGATAAGACCCGGGAAGAGTTCAGCAGTGAAAAGTTGCTGAGAGGATTGATTCGCGCTTGTGAAAAACGCGCAGTGCCGATCGAGCATTTAAAAGAAATCGTTAGTTCTATCGAAAAAGAACTAAGAAGCTCAGGAAATGTCGAAATAGATTCAGAACAAGTAGGCGAAATGGTGATGGAACGATTAGTGGACGTGGACGAGGTTGCGTATGTACGATTTGCGTCTGTTTACCGCCACTACAAAGACATCACGGTCTTTATTGATGAGTTGCAACAATTGCAAAACAGGAAAGATGAACAAGAGTAA
- a CDS encoding glyceraldehyde-3-phosphate dehydrogenase, protein MTTKIAINGLGRIGRMVFRQIIKEDDVNLVAVNATYPAETIAHLLKYDSTHGVFDGEIVADENAIVVDGKRVQLISERDPSKLPWKELGVEIVIESTGVFNSRDKAALHLESGAKKVILTAPGKNEDVTVVIGVNDEKLDVNKHSVISNASCTTNCLAPVAKVLNDEFGIVNGLMTTVHAYTNDQKNLDNPHKDLRRARSCGESIIPTSTGAAKALSLVLPELEGKIHGLALRIPTPNVSLVDLVVDVEKDVTVEEVNNAFRKAAEGPMKGILRYTTEPLVSIDFNTTTESATLDGLSTIVMGDRKIKVLAWYDNEWGYSARVVQLAKKVATALTDKVTS, encoded by the coding sequence ATGACTACAAAAATTGCAATTAACGGACTCGGCCGTATTGGACGGATGGTATTCCGCCAGATTATCAAGGAAGACGATGTTAATCTAGTTGCTGTCAATGCGACATATCCAGCTGAAACGATTGCACATCTCTTGAAATATGACTCAACACACGGAGTGTTCGATGGTGAAATTGTTGCAGATGAAAATGCGATCGTCGTAGACGGCAAACGTGTACAACTTATTTCAGAACGTGACCCATCGAAATTGCCATGGAAAGAGCTTGGCGTAGAGATCGTGATAGAATCAACAGGTGTATTCAACTCACGTGATAAAGCGGCACTTCATTTGGAGTCGGGAGCAAAGAAAGTAATTTTAACAGCTCCAGGTAAAAATGAGGATGTAACGGTTGTAATCGGAGTAAATGACGAGAAATTAGATGTGAACAAACATAGTGTCATTTCGAATGCGAGTTGTACAACGAATTGTTTAGCACCCGTTGCTAAAGTATTGAATGATGAATTCGGTATTGTAAACGGCTTAATGACAACTGTACATGCTTATACGAATGATCAGAAGAACTTGGACAACCCACATAAAGATTTACGCCGTGCACGTTCTTGCGGAGAATCCATTATCCCCACTTCAACAGGTGCTGCAAAAGCTTTATCTCTTGTACTTCCTGAACTTGAAGGAAAGATTCACGGCTTGGCATTACGTATTCCGACACCGAATGTTTCCCTTGTGGACTTGGTAGTGGACGTAGAAAAAGATGTAACAGTTGAAGAAGTGAACAACGCGTTCCGTAAAGCGGCAGAAGGCCCGATGAAAGGGATTCTTCGCTATACTACAGAACCTCTTGTATCAATTGACTTCAATACGACTACTGAATCCGCAACGCTTGACGGACTATCTACTATAGTCATGGGCGATCGTAAAATCAAAGTGCTTGCTTGGTATGATAATGAGTGGGGTTATTCAGCTCGTGTTGTGCAATTGGCGAAAAAAGTCGCTACAGCACTAACTGACAAAGTCACTTCATAA
- the coaE gene encoding dephospho-CoA kinase (Dephospho-CoA kinase (CoaE) performs the final step in coenzyme A biosynthesis.): MIIGLTGSIASGKSTVANMLREKGYPIVDADVIAREVVEPGSSLLKKIQQTFGEEVLREDGTLNREQLGAIIFGNEMKRQQLNELMHPAIRGRMVSQKEDYLTQGYQTVIMDIPLLFESKLQDYVEKIIVVSVTKPIQKQRLMARNELTEAEADARITSQLDMRVKEQGADAVIHNNDTVEETEKQLDAILENWQAVPRS; the protein is encoded by the coding sequence GTGATCATCGGATTGACAGGAAGTATAGCGAGTGGGAAAAGTACGGTAGCGAATATGTTGCGTGAAAAAGGTTACCCTATTGTAGATGCGGATGTCATCGCGAGGGAAGTCGTAGAGCCAGGTAGTTCTTTGCTGAAAAAGATTCAACAGACATTTGGTGAAGAGGTGTTACGAGAAGATGGTACACTGAATCGCGAACAGCTTGGCGCAATTATTTTCGGCAATGAAATGAAACGACAACAATTAAATGAATTGATGCATCCTGCCATCAGAGGGCGAATGGTCAGTCAAAAAGAAGACTATTTAACTCAAGGCTATCAAACTGTGATTATGGACATTCCCTTATTGTTTGAAAGTAAGCTTCAAGACTATGTGGAAAAGATTATAGTCGTTTCGGTCACCAAGCCAATCCAAAAACAGAGACTGATGGCTCGCAATGAATTGACAGAAGCGGAAGCAGATGCCAGAATCACATCCCAGTTGGATATGCGCGTGAAAGAACAAGGCGCTGACGCGGTTATTCACAATAACGACACAGTGGAAGAAACTGAAAAACAGCTGGATGCCATCCTTGAAAACTGGCAAGCTGTACCGAGATCATGA